In a genomic window of Fundidesulfovibrio soli:
- a CDS encoding DegT/DnrJ/EryC1/StrS family aminotransferase — protein sequence MLNLRPRIAVVVPVYGNEQSLPELYERIVAACDKANVELTLQFVNDRSPDNSQAVIEELARRDPRVCGILLSRNHGSFVAISAGLAQVAGHDAAVILSADLQDPPELIEDMVAHWREGKKVVLCSRAGRDDPLASRLFAQTFQWLFRRIALKDMPPGGFDFCLLDRAVVEVLLQSEEKKTSLMGLIVWAGFDRAVISYHRAQRKHGRSMWSLGRKISYALQSIVAFSSFPIKIFGLMGLGLTGLCLAAMVYIVLGSMAGLITTPGWPSIMLSQLAVITLLFVGFATIGGYLWINLEQTRKRPLFIIDKTVGRTGRPALGEGRVAFFDMAAVSQPIAPQLAKAATDVLVSPQIILGPNVARFEREFAAWLGARHCVGVANGTDAITLALWAAGVKPGDKVVVPALTAPPSAVGVLRAGCVPVFADVDPRTLTLDPDSLRRAAALGATAVLPVHLYGVPCAMGPILGAASDLGLTIIEDCAQSTGSAINGVSCGLFGKAAAFSFYPTKNLGCYGDGGAVVTEDGDMAERLRRMRFYGQDASGECVMTGFNSRLDEMQAALLCERLRVLDKDNAARNVVAAYYADRLQALNPVPMVRGRAAHLFVVRPADRQGFRDHLKAKGIDTGVHYPLALNKHAYLAANSLAVDCPNAEAAAASVVSLPCHPAMHQVEAERVVAACLEWSGGAGA from the coding sequence ATGCTGAATCTTCGCCCGCGAATCGCCGTCGTCGTTCCGGTGTACGGCAACGAGCAGAGCCTGCCCGAGCTGTACGAGCGCATCGTGGCCGCCTGCGACAAGGCCAACGTGGAGCTGACGCTCCAGTTCGTCAACGACCGCTCCCCGGACAACTCCCAGGCCGTCATCGAGGAGCTGGCCCGGCGCGACCCGCGCGTCTGCGGCATCCTGCTCTCGCGCAATCACGGCTCCTTCGTGGCCATCTCCGCCGGCCTGGCCCAGGTGGCGGGGCACGACGCGGCCGTGATCCTCTCCGCCGACCTGCAGGACCCGCCCGAGCTCATCGAGGACATGGTGGCCCACTGGCGCGAGGGCAAGAAGGTGGTGCTCTGCTCCCGGGCCGGGCGCGACGACCCTCTGGCCTCCCGCCTGTTCGCGCAGACCTTCCAGTGGCTGTTCAGGCGCATCGCCCTGAAGGACATGCCCCCCGGCGGCTTCGACTTCTGCCTGCTGGACCGGGCCGTGGTGGAGGTGCTGCTGCAATCCGAGGAGAAGAAGACCTCCCTGATGGGCCTCATCGTCTGGGCGGGCTTCGACCGGGCCGTGATCTCCTACCACAGGGCCCAGCGCAAGCACGGCAGGAGCATGTGGAGCCTGGGGCGCAAGATTTCCTACGCCCTGCAGTCCATCGTGGCCTTCTCCAGCTTCCCCATCAAGATTTTCGGGCTCATGGGCCTGGGGCTCACCGGGCTGTGCCTGGCGGCCATGGTCTACATCGTGCTCGGCTCCATGGCCGGGCTGATCACCACGCCGGGCTGGCCCTCCATCATGCTCTCGCAGCTGGCGGTCATCACGCTGCTCTTCGTGGGCTTCGCCACCATCGGCGGCTACCTCTGGATCAACCTGGAGCAGACCCGCAAGCGCCCCCTGTTCATCATCGACAAGACCGTGGGCCGCACGGGCCGCCCCGCGCTGGGCGAGGGCAGGGTGGCCTTCTTCGACATGGCGGCCGTGTCCCAGCCCATCGCCCCGCAGCTGGCCAAGGCCGCCACGGACGTGCTCGTAAGCCCCCAGATCATCCTGGGTCCCAACGTGGCCCGCTTCGAGCGCGAGTTCGCGGCCTGGCTCGGCGCGCGGCACTGCGTGGGCGTGGCCAACGGCACCGACGCCATCACCCTGGCCCTGTGGGCAGCGGGGGTGAAGCCCGGCGACAAGGTGGTGGTCCCCGCGCTGACGGCCCCGCCCAGCGCCGTGGGGGTGCTGCGCGCCGGGTGCGTGCCCGTGTTTGCCGACGTGGACCCCAGGACCCTCACGTTGGACCCCGACTCCCTGCGCCGCGCCGCGGCCCTGGGCGCCACGGCCGTGCTGCCGGTGCACCTCTACGGCGTGCCTTGCGCCATGGGCCCCATCCTGGGCGCCGCCTCGGACCTGGGCCTGACCATCATCGAGGACTGCGCCCAGTCCACCGGCTCCGCCATCAACGGCGTGTCCTGCGGGCTGTTCGGCAAGGCCGCCGCCTTCAGCTTCTACCCCACCAAGAACCTGGGCTGCTACGGCGACGGCGGCGCGGTCGTCACCGAGGACGGCGACATGGCCGAGCGGTTGCGCCGCATGCGCTTCTACGGGCAGGACGCCTCTGGCGAGTGCGTGATGACCGGCTTCAACTCCCGCCTGGACGAGATGCAGGCCGCGCTGCTCTGCGAGCGCCTGCGCGTGCTGGACAAGGACAACGCCGCCAGGAACGTGGTCGCCGCGTACTACGCCGACCGCCTCCAGGCCCTGAACCCCGTGCCCATGGTGCGCGGCCGCGCCGCGCACCTCTTCGTGGTGCGCCCGGCGGACCGCCAGGGCTTCAGGGATCACCTCAAGGCCAAGGGCATCGACACGGGCGTGCACTACCCCCTGGCGTTGAACAAACACGCCTACCTGGCGGCCAACTCCCTGGCCGTGGACTGCCCCAACGCCGAGGCCGCGGCGGCCAGCGTGGTCAGCCTGCCCTGCCACCCGGCCATGCACCAGGTGGAGGCCGAGCGCGTGGTCGCGGCCTGCCTGGAGTGGAGCGGAGGCGCCGGTGCCTGA
- a CDS encoding MBOAT family O-acyltransferase, with amino-acid sequence MLFSSIEFIFFYLPITLGLYFVLSRWSHKWGIAWMAAASIFFYGWWKAGYLVLLGASILMNYFVGESILDRKAAGSQRQAKRILTLGVALNLALLLYYKYTNFLVGAANALLGANLPNPPIELPLGISFFTFTQTAYLVDCYARQVHRYGLLNYVLFVSYFPHLIAGPILHHNEMMPQFNTRKRHYFNMMDLGVGLTLFAMGLFKKVVVADNIAYMANIAFKESAGKELIPFYMAWKGSLAYTLQLYFDFSGYSDMALGLSRMVGIKLPVNFHSPYKARSAVDFWQRWHRTLSRFIRDYLYIPLGGSRKGAVRKYVNLAVSMFLAGVWHGAGWTFIVWGLMHAAYLMVNHLWRDLKKLLGFGPRAGGGQGNLVTNALSCLLTFLAVNFAWVMFRADTLQSGTTVMRSMLDFGKWRDYAALNAMDIREMAALGLLLAAVFILPNTQQVLRRYSPGIGLYRGERHFLLRGLVWKPTLGWALVVAVLLTASVLTVFTSFKSLEFLYFQF; translated from the coding sequence ATGCTTTTCTCCTCCATTGAATTCATATTTTTCTATCTGCCCATCACGCTGGGGCTGTATTTCGTCCTGAGCCGGTGGTCCCACAAGTGGGGCATCGCCTGGATGGCGGCGGCCTCCATCTTCTTCTACGGCTGGTGGAAGGCGGGCTACCTGGTGCTGCTGGGCGCCTCCATCCTGATGAACTACTTCGTCGGGGAATCCATTCTGGACAGGAAGGCCGCCGGGAGCCAGCGCCAGGCCAAACGCATCCTCACCCTGGGCGTGGCCCTGAACCTGGCCCTGCTGCTCTATTACAAGTACACCAACTTCCTGGTGGGCGCGGCCAACGCCCTGCTGGGCGCGAACCTGCCCAACCCGCCCATTGAGCTGCCCCTGGGCATCAGCTTCTTCACCTTCACCCAGACCGCCTACCTGGTGGACTGCTACGCCCGGCAGGTGCACCGCTACGGCCTGCTGAACTACGTGCTGTTCGTCTCCTACTTCCCGCACCTGATCGCGGGGCCTATCCTGCACCACAACGAGATGATGCCGCAGTTCAACACCCGGAAGCGGCACTATTTCAACATGATGGACTTGGGCGTGGGGCTGACGCTCTTCGCCATGGGCCTGTTCAAGAAGGTGGTGGTGGCGGACAACATCGCCTACATGGCCAACATCGCCTTCAAGGAGAGCGCCGGCAAGGAGCTCATCCCCTTCTACATGGCCTGGAAGGGCTCCCTGGCCTACACGCTGCAGCTCTATTTCGACTTTTCGGGCTATTCCGACATGGCCCTGGGGCTCTCGCGCATGGTGGGCATCAAGCTGCCCGTGAACTTCCACTCGCCCTACAAGGCCCGCAGCGCCGTGGACTTCTGGCAGCGCTGGCACCGCACCCTCTCGCGCTTCATCCGGGACTACCTCTACATCCCCCTGGGCGGCAGCCGCAAAGGCGCGGTCCGCAAATACGTGAACCTGGCAGTCTCCATGTTCCTGGCCGGGGTCTGGCACGGCGCGGGCTGGACCTTCATCGTCTGGGGCCTGATGCACGCGGCCTACCTGATGGTCAACCACCTCTGGCGCGACCTCAAGAAGCTCCTGGGGTTCGGCCCCAGGGCGGGGGGAGGGCAGGGCAACCTGGTCACCAACGCGCTCTCCTGCCTGCTGACCTTCTTGGCCGTGAACTTCGCCTGGGTCATGTTCCGGGCGGACACCCTGCAGAGCGGGACCACGGTGATGCGCTCCATGCTCGACTTCGGCAAATGGCGGGACTACGCGGCCCTGAACGCCATGGACATCCGCGAGATGGCGGCGCTGGGCCTGCTGCTGGCGGCGGTGTTCATCCTGCCCAACACCCAGCAGGTGCTGCGCCGGTATTCGCCCGGCATCGGGCTGTACAGGGGCGAGCGCCACTTCCTGCTGCGGGGGCTGGTCTGGAAGCCCACGTTGGGGTGGGCCCTGGTGGTGGCGGTGCTGCTCACCGCGAGCGTGCTCACGGTGTTCACTTCCTTCAAGAGCCTCGAATTCCTGTACTTCCAGTTCTAG
- a CDS encoding acyltransferase, with translation MPDPQGQGGGRRQDVLGNYMAESSAGALGKYLESRARTPLRYAAEQLAQYLAGWVPGLPGMALRQLLYRPLLAKGSSAPVMESGSELLHMDTLRFGGSVYVDRLCRIHGSRAGITLGDCTRVMRGAYLCAYVSNAREGEGIVTGKRCWVGVNAVLASGQGGLTLGDDVLIGPGAVLVTGDHDFSRCDIPATSRAYTGTPITVGSNVWIGAGAMILGGARIGDNAVVAAGAVVHSEVAPGTVVGGVPAKVIKTIATESK, from the coding sequence GTGCCTGATCCGCAGGGCCAGGGCGGCGGCCGCCGCCAGGACGTGCTGGGCAACTACATGGCCGAATCCTCGGCCGGGGCCCTGGGCAAATACCTTGAGAGCCGCGCCCGCACGCCCCTGCGCTACGCGGCGGAACAGCTGGCCCAGTACCTCGCGGGCTGGGTGCCCGGCCTGCCGGGCATGGCCCTGCGCCAGCTGCTCTACCGGCCGCTTCTGGCCAAGGGGTCGAGCGCCCCGGTGATGGAGAGCGGCTCCGAGCTTCTGCACATGGACACGCTGCGCTTCGGCGGCAGCGTCTACGTGGACCGGCTCTGCCGCATCCACGGCTCCCGCGCGGGGATCACCCTGGGAGACTGCACGCGCGTGATGCGCGGGGCCTACCTCTGCGCCTACGTGTCCAACGCCCGCGAGGGCGAGGGCATCGTCACGGGCAAGCGCTGCTGGGTCGGCGTCAACGCCGTGCTGGCCTCGGGGCAGGGCGGCCTGACCCTGGGCGACGACGTGCTCATCGGGCCGGGGGCCGTGCTGGTCACCGGCGACCACGATTTTTCGCGCTGCGACATCCCGGCCACCAGCCGGGCCTACACCGGCACCCCCATCACGGTGGGCTCCAACGTCTGGATCGGGGCGGGCGCCATGATCCTGGGCGGGGCGCGCATCGGGGACAACGCGGTGGTGGCCGCCGGCGCGGTGGTCCACTCCGAGGTGGCCCCGGGCACGGTGGTGGGCGGGGTTCCGGCCAAAGTGATCAAAACCATAGCCACAGAGAGCAAGTGA
- a CDS encoding 3',5'-cyclic-nucleotide phosphodiesterase, with protein sequence MKLRVLGCSGSDLPGHHLTSFLVNGHILLDAGSVTSSLSLEEQVRITDIFVTHPHLDHIKDILFLADNLIEFVAQHNHPPVNLRAMPEVLDAISTHLLNDTIWPDFTVIPANSPVLSYAPMSPGVPVVVGGLTVTACPVNHAKHASGFIIHGPGEDEAFAYTGDTGPSDGWWAFLAALQRPVKNIVTEASFPNHLEDLARISKHLTPRMLRAELAKLPYKPKVFIYHMKAPFSEQIQEELHLALDGYSFHLMREEDSFEF encoded by the coding sequence ATGAAGCTGCGCGTCCTCGGATGTTCGGGGTCCGACCTGCCGGGCCATCACCTGACGTCCTTTCTGGTGAACGGGCACATCCTGCTGGATGCGGGCTCCGTCACCTCCAGCCTCTCCCTCGAGGAGCAGGTGCGCATCACGGACATCTTCGTCACCCACCCGCACCTGGACCACATCAAGGACATCCTCTTCCTGGCCGACAACCTCATCGAGTTCGTGGCCCAGCACAACCACCCCCCGGTGAATCTGCGCGCCATGCCCGAGGTGCTGGACGCCATCTCCACGCATCTGCTCAACGACACCATCTGGCCCGACTTCACCGTGATCCCGGCCAATTCCCCGGTGCTCAGCTACGCGCCCATGTCTCCGGGCGTGCCCGTGGTGGTCGGCGGCCTCACCGTGACCGCCTGCCCTGTGAACCACGCCAAGCACGCCAGCGGCTTCATCATCCACGGCCCCGGCGAGGACGAGGCCTTCGCCTACACCGGGGACACCGGCCCCTCGGACGGCTGGTGGGCCTTCCTGGCCGCGCTGCAGCGGCCGGTGAAGAACATCGTCACCGAGGCGTCCTTCCCCAACCATCTGGAGGACCTGGCCCGCATCTCCAAGCACCTGACGCCCAGGATGCTGCGCGCCGAGCTGGCCAAGCTGCCCTACAAGCCCAAGGTCTTCATCTACCACATGAAGGCCCCCTTCTCCGAACAGATTCA
- a CDS encoding autotransporter outer membrane beta-barrel domain-containing protein, producing MMKRIALALALFAFALAHAAAPAGAAGFNQYVGFGDSTLDSGYFRYHTTGSASMDQSVAVAVANGATGGWAGPGLMNSLILAGKFGVFGGAIGGGGSNYANGGAFTQPLRASDRDPYLSGVGAPSNVSTIHQIQNFLASGPVNPNALYVVKTGDNDTTFVRLMQALNPNWLAENPGFLHAISTNLAVSVATLQAAGARTIMVPNSYNYAENVGLGGNLLPGVSTELYLRSYGYMLDHWATLTAAGVRYIPADIDSLTRLIVRHPALFGFTPASVLPSNTLAPTLAPLMVSWADVTPAQTQSTLFIGQNGVHYTQAGQQIEADYEHSLLTAPVQMSLLAEGPVQGGLARAATIQGQIDLAGRQRGPSGVNVWLSSGAGALNIKNTPGFSDQSGTPFTGTAGADYQTSFGLVLGAAFTAGTQTQNFSQNGYYDQNDQTFSLYTAYKAGPVWGSVVGSYGLIQDKINRPVTLGIFTDQNSANTTGDSLALAVRAGGDICLGPVTTGPVAGLVAQQVRIKSFTESGTSGVTALAYGEQVRDSLVGQLGWRVLADVGNWQPFAEVKWNHEFADRNRMVKASLTTIVAPSYKLDAAPVAADWGSAFAGASYKINDQWTLRGTASTVFGNSQVTTYGGELAVSVSF from the coding sequence ATGATGAAGCGGATCGCCCTTGCTCTCGCATTGTTCGCGTTCGCCCTGGCCCACGCTGCCGCCCCGGCGGGCGCGGCGGGGTTCAATCAGTACGTCGGCTTCGGCGACAGCACCCTGGACAGCGGCTACTTCCGCTACCACACCACGGGCAGCGCGAGCATGGACCAGTCCGTGGCCGTCGCCGTGGCCAACGGCGCCACCGGCGGATGGGCGGGGCCCGGGCTCATGAACTCGCTCATCCTCGCGGGGAAGTTCGGCGTGTTCGGCGGAGCCATCGGGGGCGGGGGGAGCAACTACGCCAACGGCGGAGCCTTCACCCAGCCGCTGCGCGCCTCTGACAGGGACCCCTACCTTTCCGGCGTCGGCGCGCCCTCCAACGTCTCCACCATCCATCAGATCCAGAATTTCCTCGCTTCGGGGCCGGTCAACCCCAACGCCCTCTATGTCGTCAAAACCGGCGACAACGACACCACCTTCGTGCGCCTGATGCAGGCCCTGAACCCCAACTGGCTGGCCGAGAACCCGGGCTTCCTCCACGCAATCAGCACCAACCTGGCGGTGAGCGTCGCGACGCTGCAGGCCGCGGGCGCGCGCACCATCATGGTGCCCAACTCCTACAATTACGCCGAGAACGTCGGCCTGGGCGGAAACCTTCTGCCGGGCGTCAGCACCGAGCTGTACCTGCGCTCCTACGGCTACATGCTCGACCACTGGGCGACCCTGACCGCCGCAGGGGTGCGCTACATCCCCGCCGACATCGACAGCCTGACCAGGCTCATCGTGCGGCATCCGGCCCTCTTCGGGTTCACGCCGGCCTCGGTCCTGCCTTCCAACACCCTGGCCCCCACGCTCGCCCCCCTGATGGTGAGCTGGGCCGACGTCACGCCCGCCCAGACGCAGAGCACGCTCTTCATCGGCCAGAACGGCGTGCACTACACCCAGGCGGGCCAGCAGATCGAGGCCGACTACGAGCACAGCCTGCTCACCGCGCCGGTCCAGATGTCCCTGCTGGCGGAAGGCCCGGTGCAGGGAGGGCTTGCGCGCGCGGCCACCATCCAGGGGCAGATCGACCTCGCCGGGCGGCAGCGCGGGCCAAGCGGCGTGAACGTATGGCTCAGCAGCGGCGCCGGAGCCCTGAACATCAAAAATACGCCGGGCTTTTCAGACCAGTCCGGCACCCCTTTCACGGGCACGGCGGGGGCTGACTACCAGACGTCGTTCGGGCTCGTGCTGGGCGCGGCCTTCACCGCCGGAACCCAGACCCAGAATTTCTCCCAGAACGGCTATTACGACCAGAACGACCAGACCTTCAGCCTGTACACGGCCTACAAGGCCGGCCCAGTCTGGGGCAGCGTGGTGGGGAGCTACGGCCTGATCCAGGACAAGATCAACCGCCCGGTGACGCTGGGCATCTTCACCGACCAGAACAGCGCGAACACCACCGGCGATTCCCTGGCGCTGGCCGTGCGGGCCGGAGGCGACATCTGCCTGGGGCCCGTGACCACCGGCCCGGTGGCCGGCCTGGTGGCCCAGCAGGTGCGCATCAAGAGCTTCACCGAGTCCGGCACCAGCGGCGTCACTGCCCTGGCCTACGGGGAGCAGGTCAGGGATTCCCTGGTCGGCCAGCTCGGCTGGCGCGTGCTGGCCGACGTGGGCAACTGGCAGCCCTTCGCGGAAGTGAAATGGAACCACGAGTTCGCTGACAGGAACCGCATGGTGAAAGCCTCCCTCACCACCATCGTGGCCCCTTCCTACAAGCTGGACGCGGCCCCGGTGGCGGCCGACTGGGGCAGCGCGTTCGCGGGCGCATCCTACAAGATCAACGACCAGTGGACGCTGCGCGGCACGGCCTCGACCGTGTTCGGCAACTCGCAGGTGACCACCTACGGCGGCGAGCTGGCGGTGAGCGTCAGCTTCTAG
- a CDS encoding lysylphosphatidylglycerol synthase transmembrane domain-containing protein, with amino-acid sequence MKFLSLLKRHAGLIISLALLAWVLHVVGLEAIVQGFGSLSPGWTAALFGLYALGLALRAARWSRLLEPVLSVPLPASAHIILVGNLVNNILPAKAGDVARALLLKRLRGVALSAGIMSVLIERIFDVLALLLIFLLAILSVHVEPGYQGVALGILLTASAIFLGALAVLVALKTVPGVTGLLLSLAAKLPAGPGAKLEGLIGSLRDSLAFVRADANFAWFTALGLMVWLVEGLTFWVGFQAFHVPGGVMEALLVFSLVNFGALLPSAPGSIGVYQASVVYAFAMLGLPLEPAVPLSLVLPLAQMLFNSALGVLSMRALGLDGSFLRLAKAERRER; translated from the coding sequence ATGAAGTTCCTCTCTCTTCTGAAACGCCACGCGGGCCTGATCATCAGCCTGGCGCTCTTGGCCTGGGTGCTCCACGTCGTGGGGCTGGAGGCCATCGTCCAGGGGTTTGGCAGCCTGAGCCCCGGATGGACCGCCGCGCTCTTCGGCCTCTACGCCCTGGGCCTGGCCCTGCGCGCCGCGCGCTGGTCCCGCCTGTTGGAGCCTGTGCTGTCCGTGCCTCTGCCTGCCTCCGCCCACATCATCCTGGTGGGCAACCTGGTCAACAACATCCTCCCGGCCAAGGCCGGGGACGTGGCCCGGGCCCTGCTGCTGAAGCGGCTGCGCGGGGTGGCCCTTTCCGCCGGGATCATGTCCGTGCTCATCGAGCGCATCTTCGACGTGCTGGCCCTGCTGCTCATCTTCCTGCTGGCCATCCTCTCGGTGCATGTGGAGCCGGGCTACCAGGGCGTCGCCCTGGGCATCCTGCTGACCGCCTCGGCCATATTCCTGGGCGCGTTGGCCGTGCTGGTGGCGCTCAAGACCGTGCCCGGAGTCACCGGCCTCTTGCTCTCCCTGGCCGCGAAGCTGCCCGCCGGTCCGGGCGCGAAGCTGGAGGGCCTGATCGGCTCCCTGCGGGACTCGCTGGCCTTCGTCCGCGCGGACGCGAATTTCGCCTGGTTCACGGCCCTGGGCCTCATGGTCTGGCTCGTGGAGGGCCTGACCTTCTGGGTGGGCTTCCAGGCTTTCCATGTGCCAGGCGGAGTGATGGAGGCCCTGCTCGTCTTCTCCCTGGTGAACTTCGGGGCCTTGCTGCCCTCCGCCCCCGGCAGCATCGGGGTGTACCAGGCCAGCGTGGTCTACGCCTTCGCCATGCTCGGGCTGCCCCTGGAGCCCGCGGTGCCGCTGTCGCTGGTGCTGCCGCTGGCGCAGATGCTCTTCAACTCGGCGCTGGGCGTGCTCTCCATGCGCGCCCTGGGGCTGGACGGCTCCTTCCTGCGCCTGGCCAAGGCGGAGCGCCGGGAGCGGTAG
- a CDS encoding NAD-dependent epimerase/dehydratase family protein yields MNTTAPRSLSEQDLKAALSGKRVLILGGLGFLGSSLAVRLHRLGAKLTLVDAMIEEYGGNPFNVAELGEACAVNYCDIRDRTAIEWLVRGQDYVFHSAAQVCHLKSLCDPFPDIDINITGTAVLMEALRKHNPRAKVIKLGSRGQYGPVLKLPATEENLCQPKGIYEISLLAAEHIIGSYQRNHGIPCVLARLTNIYGPRAQMRHNKFGVANWFIRLALEGKPIPVYGDGRIMRDFLYIDDCVDALLYLSIVPEAEGQTFNVGHSRPSSFLELAEVITSMTDTPWEFTPFSAERKTQEPGDFFSDITKIHSVTGWSPVTELREGVARTLEYYREHLPKYL; encoded by the coding sequence ATGAACACGACAGCACCCCGGTCCCTCTCCGAGCAGGACCTCAAAGCAGCGTTGTCCGGCAAGCGCGTCCTGATTCTGGGCGGGCTGGGATTCCTCGGCTCCAGCCTGGCGGTGCGCCTGCACCGGCTCGGGGCGAAGCTGACCCTGGTGGACGCCATGATCGAGGAGTACGGCGGCAACCCCTTCAACGTGGCGGAGCTGGGCGAAGCCTGCGCGGTCAACTACTGCGACATCCGGGACCGCACCGCCATCGAGTGGCTGGTGCGGGGCCAGGACTACGTCTTCCACTCCGCCGCGCAGGTCTGCCACCTGAAGAGCCTGTGCGACCCCTTCCCTGATATCGACATCAACATCACGGGCACGGCCGTGCTCATGGAGGCCCTGCGCAAGCACAACCCCAGGGCCAAGGTCATCAAGCTGGGCTCGCGCGGGCAGTACGGCCCGGTGCTCAAGCTGCCCGCCACCGAGGAAAACCTCTGCCAGCCCAAGGGCATCTACGAGATCTCGCTGCTGGCGGCCGAGCACATCATCGGCTCCTACCAGCGCAACCACGGCATCCCCTGCGTGCTGGCCCGGCTGACCAACATCTACGGCCCCCGCGCCCAGATGCGCCACAACAAGTTCGGCGTGGCCAACTGGTTCATCCGCCTGGCCCTGGAGGGCAAGCCCATCCCGGTCTACGGCGACGGCCGCATCATGCGCGACTTCCTCTACATCGACGACTGCGTGGACGCCCTGCTGTACCTCTCCATCGTGCCCGAGGCCGAGGGGCAGACCTTCAACGTGGGGCACTCCAGGCCGTCCTCCTTCCTGGAGCTGGCCGAGGTCATCACCTCCATGACCGACACGCCCTGGGAGTTCACGCCCTTCAGCGCCGAACGCAAGACCCAGGAGCCGGGCGATTTCTTCTCCGACATCACCAAGATCCACAGCGTCACGGGCTGGTCCCCGGTGACGGAGCTGCGCGAGGGCGTGGCCAGGACCCTGGAGTACTACAGGGAGCACCTGCCCAAATACCTCTAG
- a CDS encoding acyltransferase: MSTAPDYFVHPQGICESPHVGEGSRIWAFAHVLPGARIGRFANICDGVFIENDVVLGDNVTVKNHVALYDGLRVEDQVFIGPGVSFANDTYPRSKRFVEHPLTRLMHGCSLGAGSIILPGVTVGPYALVGAGAVVTRDVPPFTLVKGNPARAAGLVCICGAPLKEGPDGYFCTAGDWRGSAPNLDMKCSQC, from the coding sequence GTGAGCACCGCCCCGGACTATTTCGTGCATCCCCAAGGCATCTGCGAGAGCCCCCACGTGGGGGAGGGATCGCGGATATGGGCCTTCGCACACGTGCTGCCCGGGGCGCGCATCGGGCGCTTCGCCAACATCTGCGACGGCGTGTTCATCGAGAACGACGTGGTGCTCGGGGACAACGTGACGGTCAAGAACCACGTGGCCCTCTACGACGGCCTGCGCGTGGAGGACCAGGTGTTCATCGGCCCCGGCGTGAGCTTCGCCAACGACACCTACCCCCGCTCCAAGCGCTTCGTGGAGCATCCCCTGACGCGCCTCATGCACGGCTGCTCCCTGGGCGCGGGCTCCATCATCCTGCCCGGCGTCACCGTGGGTCCGTACGCCCTGGTGGGCGCGGGGGCCGTGGTCACGCGGGACGTGCCGCCCTTCACCCTGGTCAAGGGCAACCCGGCCCGGGCGGCCGGGCTGGTGTGCATCTGCGGCGCGCCCTTGAAGGAAGGGCCGGACGGATATTTCTGCACAGCGGGCGACTGGCGCGGGTCCGCCCCCAACCTGGACATGAAGTGCTCCCAATGCTGA